The following are encoded in a window of Acidimicrobiales bacterium genomic DNA:
- a CDS encoding glycosyltransferase family A protein encodes MAVLVSCIVPTFNAARYLPEALESISAQRYRPIEIVVADDGSSDETLAICSGWVDPVRVVSTDGDVGPAATRNAGLLAASGDLVAFLDPDDRWHPDKLAVQSARFNADATLDVCLSLVRMFWEDEVAHERPGDDAGPRAGDVPGFATTTMLARRQIFDRVGLLDPRRRFSDAPEWFIRASESGARLEVVERVLTFHRMHGDNLTRRSTEDSRREFLELIRSSLRQRRRDGTAVAPPYTFGTRSTPENR; translated from the coding sequence GTGGCCGTACTCGTCAGCTGCATCGTGCCGACCTTCAACGCCGCCCGCTATCTGCCCGAAGCGCTTGAGAGCATCAGCGCCCAGCGGTACCGTCCGATCGAGATCGTGGTCGCGGACGACGGATCTTCGGACGAGACGCTGGCGATCTGCAGCGGGTGGGTCGACCCGGTTCGTGTGGTGTCCACCGACGGCGACGTCGGCCCGGCGGCCACGCGCAACGCCGGGCTGCTCGCGGCGAGCGGCGATCTCGTCGCGTTCCTCGATCCCGACGACCGCTGGCACCCCGACAAGCTCGCGGTGCAGTCGGCACGTTTCAACGCCGACGCCACCCTCGACGTCTGCCTCTCGCTGGTCCGGATGTTCTGGGAGGACGAGGTGGCCCACGAGCGGCCCGGCGACGACGCCGGCCCACGCGCAGGGGACGTCCCCGGCTTCGCCACGACGACGATGCTGGCACGTCGCCAGATCTTCGACCGCGTCGGGCTACTCGACCCGCGGCGCCGGTTCAGCGACGCACCCGAATGGTTCATCCGGGCCTCGGAGAGCGGCGCGCGCCTGGAGGTCGTCGAGCGGGTCCTCACGTTCCACCGCATGCACGGCGACAACCTGACGCGACGTAGCACCGAGGACTCGCGCCGCGAGTTCCTGGAGTTGATCCGTTCGTCGCTGCGCCAGCGGCGACGGGACGGAACGGCCGTTGCACCGCCCTACACCTTCGGGACACGCTCCACACCCGAGAATCGCTGA
- a CDS encoding glycosyltransferase family A protein, with protein MIETADLPLVTVVVPAHDAEAYLAEALDSALRQTWSPVEIVVVDDGSRDRTADVAAAATGVKLLRQPNRGPAAARNAAVARATGDVVAYLDADDIWPADKLEVQVGYLLRNPECDAVLGREEVLRTDGVEPPPWVQRLDGGEVADSLSLVTMVLWRRVLDRVGPFDESFRVSEDMEWLVRARALGVRVDRVDEVVLRRRIHGANLSYRADEQRQGLFRALRGRARRDRGDAH; from the coding sequence GTGATCGAGACCGCCGACCTACCGCTCGTGACCGTCGTCGTGCCGGCTCACGATGCGGAGGCCTACCTCGCGGAGGCACTCGACAGCGCGCTTCGCCAGACCTGGTCCCCGGTGGAGATCGTCGTCGTCGACGATGGATCGCGAGATCGCACGGCGGATGTCGCCGCTGCGGCGACTGGCGTGAAGCTGTTGCGTCAGCCCAACCGCGGGCCCGCAGCTGCCCGCAACGCAGCCGTCGCGCGAGCCACCGGGGACGTCGTCGCCTACCTGGACGCCGACGACATCTGGCCCGCGGACAAGCTGGAGGTCCAGGTCGGTTATCTGCTCCGCAATCCGGAATGCGACGCGGTCCTCGGTCGTGAGGAGGTCCTCCGCACCGACGGCGTCGAGCCCCCTCCGTGGGTCCAGCGGCTCGACGGCGGCGAGGTCGCCGACAGCCTCAGTCTCGTCACGATGGTCCTGTGGCGCCGCGTCCTCGACCGGGTCGGGCCCTTCGACGAGAGCTTCCGGGTGTCCGAGGACATGGAATGGCTCGTGCGGGCGCGGGCGCTCGGCGTGCGCGTCGACCGTGTCGACGAGGTCGTGCTCCGACGACGGATCCACGGCGCGAACCTCTCGTACCGCGCCGACGAGCAGCGGCAGGGGCTGTTCCGCGCGCTACGCGGACGAGCCCGGCGCGACAGGGGTGATGCGCATTGA
- a CDS encoding glycosyltransferase family 10 produces MERRIVATATRIGHAMRRRMTNPGYLRSVVSPDPVRLYGIGNERHRSASFRTLELFRQGLATRTPVRRILPSYLVALNHLDEEFVDFAGPRVFCTYEPPMFMTDETKRLLGTAEVAAHWYRGDDPDPARRMVYPVLRGLDPAEIAGRLAPTVAAIRPHLCSIVARYARNDAPESLLDERLAVVEAFGGNIDIFGHPGRDGTNRWTAYDRYRGPVDDKIATLRSYTFTVAYENADVAGYVTEKMLDALRAGSIPLYRGGGGLAADLVPPDCYVDCNGLRPGEVVEIAQTMSHDEVMQRREAAVRFFSSSAALRFTAAHWRAEVAARLAPASGTR; encoded by the coding sequence ATGGAACGACGCATCGTCGCGACGGCGACCCGGATCGGGCACGCGATGCGGCGCCGCATGACGAACCCCGGGTACCTGCGCAGCGTCGTCAGCCCCGACCCGGTCCGGCTCTACGGCATCGGAAACGAGCGGCACCGAAGCGCGTCGTTTCGAACCCTCGAGCTCTTCCGACAGGGTTTGGCGACCCGCACACCGGTCCGTCGAATCCTTCCTTCGTACCTCGTGGCCCTCAACCACCTCGACGAGGAGTTCGTCGACTTCGCCGGCCCGAGGGTGTTCTGCACCTACGAACCGCCGATGTTCATGACCGACGAGACCAAGCGGCTCCTCGGGACCGCCGAGGTCGCAGCGCACTGGTACCGCGGCGACGATCCCGATCCGGCCCGACGGATGGTCTACCCCGTCCTGCGCGGACTCGATCCCGCCGAGATCGCCGGACGGCTCGCGCCGACCGTGGCGGCGATCCGACCCCACCTCTGCTCCATCGTCGCCCGGTACGCCCGCAACGACGCACCCGAGTCCCTCCTCGACGAGCGGCTCGCCGTCGTCGAGGCCTTCGGTGGCAACATCGACATCTTCGGCCATCCCGGCCGCGACGGCACCAACCGCTGGACCGCGTACGACCGTTACAGGGGTCCGGTGGACGACAAGATCGCGACGCTGCGCAGCTACACGTTCACCGTCGCCTACGAGAATGCCGACGTCGCCGGCTACGTCACCGAGAAGATGCTGGACGCCCTCCGCGCCGGTTCGATCCCCCTCTACCGCGGCGGCGGCGGGCTCGCGGCCGATCTCGTCCCGCCGGACTGCTACGTCGACTGCAACGGCCTGCGACCCGGAGAGGTGGTCGAGATCGCCCAAACCATGTCACACGACGAGGTGATGCAACGCCGTGAGGCGGCCGTGCGCTTCTTCTCGTCGAGCGCCGCGCTGCGGTTCACCGCCGCTCACTGGAGGGCCGAGGTCGCCGCCCGGCTCGCCCCGGCGTCAGGGACTCGCTGA
- a CDS encoding phosphatase PAP2 family protein yields the protein MSSRAWSGAGIAVISGGDGLRERVLHPRILVEIAGLAACWYLYRFGRFLIRDQVVEAYRNAHDVLAFESDFGLSFEDELQRLVMSNPVAVDVVNHYYVYAHVVVTLAALVFTWLTAPEVYRRTRRVLVVATMLGLVVHAAYPLAPPRLVARSGLVDTLDRFGPQVYSDDRFDSVVNQFAAMPSFHVGWAALVAAAAVTGYRSRWRWLVLAHPALMILAVVSTANHYVLDAIAGVTVVAAVAFADSWITRRRMPRAEDALDHGADLGEVDDLTGHGALPHGRDELERLVYVPR from the coding sequence GTGAGTTCACGAGCCTGGTCCGGCGCGGGCATCGCCGTCATCTCCGGAGGTGATGGGTTGCGAGAACGCGTGCTCCATCCGAGGATCCTGGTCGAGATCGCAGGACTCGCGGCGTGCTGGTACCTGTACCGGTTCGGCCGATTCCTCATCCGGGACCAGGTCGTCGAGGCCTACCGCAATGCCCACGACGTGCTCGCCTTCGAATCCGACTTCGGACTGTCGTTCGAAGACGAGCTCCAACGTCTGGTGATGTCGAACCCAGTGGCAGTCGACGTCGTCAACCACTACTACGTGTACGCCCACGTGGTCGTCACCTTGGCGGCGCTGGTATTCACGTGGTTGACGGCGCCCGAGGTCTACCGACGCACGCGACGGGTACTCGTCGTCGCGACGATGCTCGGACTCGTCGTGCACGCGGCGTACCCCCTCGCTCCGCCGCGGCTGGTGGCCCGCAGCGGTCTCGTCGACACTCTCGACCGCTTCGGACCACAGGTCTACAGCGACGATCGGTTCGACTCGGTCGTGAACCAGTTCGCCGCCATGCCGAGCTTCCACGTCGGCTGGGCGGCCCTCGTCGCCGCCGCAGCGGTCACCGGGTACCGCAGCCGCTGGAGATGGCTCGTACTCGCACACCCGGCCCTCATGATCCTGGCGGTCGTGTCGACAGCGAACCACTACGTCCTCGACGCGATCGCCGGGGTGACCGTGGTGGCAGCGGTCGCCTTCGCCGATTCATGGATCACCCGGCGCCGAATGCCCAGAGCCGAGGACGCCCTCGACCACGGCGCGGACCTCGGCGAAGTCGACGACCTCACCGGCCACGGCGCGCTCCCGCATGGTCGCGACGAACTGGAGCGTCTCGTCTACGTTCCCCGCTGA